CCGGCCCGAGCCGGGCGTCCGGGTCCGTGCCGGGGCCCACCCGCAGGGCCTCGGCGCGGGCGGCGAGGCGGCGGACCAGTGCGTCGTGGACGGCGCGGTCGACGACCACCCGGCTGGTCGCGGAGCAGCGCTGCCCGGCCTGGCCGAAGGCGCCGGCCACGATCGCGTCGGCGGCCCGGTCGAGGTCGGCGTCGGCGAGCACCAGGGCGGCGTTCTTGCCGCCCATCTCCAGCTGGGTGCGCAGGAAGCGCGGGGCACCCGCGACGTGGATGGCCCGGCCGACCTCGACCGAGCCGGTGAAGGAGACGCCGGCCACGTCGGGGTGGTCGACCAGGGCCTCGCCGACCTCGCGCCCGCCGTGCACGAGGTTCAGCACGCCGTGCCCGGCCCCGGCCTCGACGAAGCAGTCCACCAGCAGGGTCGCGGTGAGCGGCGTCAGCGGGGAGGGCTTGAGGACGGCGGTGCAGCCGGACAGCAGGGCGGGGGCGACCTTCCAGGCCGGGATGGCCAGCGGGAAGTTCCACGGGGTGATCAGGGCGACCACCCCGATCGGGTCGCGCCTGGTCAGCGCCAGGGTCCGCGGGTCGTCCGCGGGCAGGGTGGCGCCGCCCAGGCGGCGGCCCTCGCCGGCCGTGAACTCCAGCAGCGCGACGGTGCGGTCCACCTCGCCCAGCGCCTCGTGCGGGAGCTTGCCCTGCTCGCGGGTGATCGCCGCGGCGAACTCGGCGCGCCGCTCGGCCACCAGCCGGGCCGCCCGCAGCACCACCTCGCCCCGCCGGACCGGTCCGAGCGAGCGCCAGGCCGCGAGCGCCGCCCGGGCGGCGGCGACCGCCGCGAGCGCGTCGGCCGCGGCGGAGTCGGCGCTGCGGCTGACGGTCTCGGCGAGGTCGCCGGGGTTGCGGTTGTCCCGGCTGCGGCCCGAGGCGGCGCCGCACCACCGGCCGGCGACGTGGTTGCGGGCTTCGGCGAGGCGGGGGCCGGCGGTCAGGCGGGGCTCCATCGTGATCCCTTCGTGGGCGGGGCGAGGCGGGGCGGGCGGCTCGGTCAGCCGAGGGCGGCGTACTGGGCGGTCAGCGCGTCGTGCCGCTCCTGGCGGGCGAGCAGCGCGTCCACGTTCTGCAGGGCGAAGACGTCCTTGAGGGTGGCGATGGACCCCTCCACGGCGTGGGTCGAGCCGGCCGCGCCGATCTGGCCGAGCACGTCGCGCATGGCGCTGATCGCCGCGCGCAGCCCCTGGTTGGCGTAGATCACGCCGCCGAACCGGCGCTCGGTCAGCTCGGCCGCGGTGACCTGCGGGTAGGTGGTCGGGACGACGATGACCGGGAGCGCGCCGGTGTAGGCCGCGCGGAAGGCGAAGACCTCCTCGGGGGTGGAGAGCTTGGAGTGGATCAGCAGCGCGTCCGCGCCGGCCGCCTCGTACACCGTGGCGCGGCGCAGCGCCTCGTCCAGGCCGGCGCCCGCGATGAACGCCTCGATCCGGGCGACCACCACGAAGTCCTCGCCGGTGCGGGCCTCCTTGGCGGCGGTGATCTTCGCGGCGAAGTCGCCGATCGGGGCGAGGTCCTGGTGGCCCTCGACGAAGCTGTTGAGCTTGGGGAACTGCTTGTCCTCGATGCAGACGCCGGCCAGGCCGCGAGCCTGGTACGAGCGGACCATGTGGGCGACGTTGCCGACGCCGCCGAAGCCGGAGTCGCAGTCGGCCAGCACCGGGACGTCCACCGCGTCGGCGA
This is a stretch of genomic DNA from Kitasatospora fiedleri. It encodes these proteins:
- a CDS encoding aldehyde dehydrogenase family protein; this translates as MEPRLTAGPRLAEARNHVAGRWCGAASGRSRDNRNPGDLAETVSRSADSAAADALAAVAAARAALAAWRSLGPVRRGEVVLRAARLVAERRAEFAAAITREQGKLPHEALGEVDRTVALLEFTAGEGRRLGGATLPADDPRTLALTRRDPIGVVALITPWNFPLAIPAWKVAPALLSGCTAVLKPSPLTPLTATLLVDCFVEAGAGHGVLNLVHGGREVGEALVDHPDVAGVSFTGSVEVGRAIHVAGAPRFLRTQLEMGGKNAALVLADADLDRAADAIVAGAFGQAGQRCSATSRVVVDRAVHDALVRRLAARAEALRVGPGTDPDARLGPVVSAERLHACLEGVRRATADGATVVTGGGRLTEGLPDGYFMAPTVLDLVRPDSHVAQEEIFGPVLSVITCDGPEDGLRIVNGVRYGMAAAVFTRDTSLALDALDRIDVGMLHVNRPGVGAYPHMPHIGAKESQYGPAECSPQVWDFYTELRSACISY
- a CDS encoding isocitrate lyase/phosphoenolpyruvate mutase family protein; the encoded protein is MSKSRTLRDGLNGSEVIRLVGAHSALSAKLGQDAGFEAIWASGLEISASRALPDANVLSMSECLEAAAQIADAVDVPVLADCDSGFGGVGNVAHMVRSYQARGLAGVCIEDKQFPKLNSFVEGHQDLAPIGDFAAKITAAKEARTGEDFVVVARIEAFIAGAGLDEALRRATVYEAAGADALLIHSKLSTPEEVFAFRAAYTGALPVIVVPTTYPQVTAAELTERRFGGVIYANQGLRAAISAMRDVLGQIGAAGSTHAVEGSIATLKDVFALQNVDALLARQERHDALTAQYAALG